AATCAGTTAATGATTCTCTGGACTCTTTAATTCTTTTAACTCTATTACCTTCATCATCAATTACTTTATCGACGTTTGTGAGTTTTTCCCTTAACGAATTGATGATTGTACCTACCTCGTCTGCCTCATTTTCTACCTGCTGTCTCTTATTGGCAAGTTCTTTAATTCCTCTATTTTCCTCGTCAATGTATTCACTTACTTTTTGTAGTTTTTCTTTAAGATTCTTAATATCTACTGATTCTTCCTCGATGTCTTTTTCAAGTGATGTTCTCTTGTCTTTAAGATTCTTAATCATTAAACCAACATAATCTATTGCCTCTTCTAACTTTGCACGTTTCCCCATTAA
This genomic window from Nitrosopumilus ureiphilus contains:
- a CDS encoding transcriptional regulator; this encodes MFDKFKNEGGEMVKESVDSGKSVESNSTVESTGEIGIGELMGKRAKLEEAIDYVGLMIKNLKDKRTSLEKDIEEESVDIKNLKEKLQKVSEYIDEENRGIKELANKRQQVENEADEVGTIINSLREKLTNVDKVIDDEGNRVKRIKESRESLTD